From one Vanacampus margaritifer isolate UIUO_Vmar chromosome 12, RoL_Vmar_1.0, whole genome shotgun sequence genomic stretch:
- the LOC144061836 gene encoding ubiquitin-conjugating enzyme E2 D4-like has translation MAFKRIKKELVDLRRDPPASCSAGPVGDDMFHWQASIVGPSDSPYNGGVFFLSVHFPTDYPFKPPKVAFTTKIYHPNINSNGNICLDILRSQWSPALTVSKVLLSICSLLCDPNPDDPLVPDVAHTYKSDRQKYNDIAKEWTLKFAM, from the exons ATGGCGTTCAAAAGAATAAAGAAG GAACTGGTGGACCTTAGGCGAGATCCACCTGCTTCGTGTTCGGCGGGACCCGTCGGAGACGACA TGTTCCATTGGCAAGCCAGCATCGTAGGACCA AGTGACAGCCCGTACAATGGAGGGGTGTTCTTCCTTTCTGTCCATTTCCCCACAGACTATCCCTTCAAACCACCCAAG GTGGCTTTCACGACCAAAATATATCATCCAAATATAAACAGCAACGGTAACATCTGCCTGGACATACTAAGGTCGCAGTGGTCGCCTGCACTTACCGTGTCAAAAG TGTTATTGTCCATCTGCTCTTTGCTCTGCGACCCCAATCCCGACGACCCCTTAGTCCCTGACGTAGCGCACACGTACAAATCGGACAGACAAAA GTACAACGACATCGCCAAAGAATGGACTCTGAAGTTTGCCATGTGA